From the Odontesthes bonariensis isolate fOdoBon6 chromosome 9, fOdoBon6.hap1, whole genome shotgun sequence genome, the window CAGGAAGGGAGTTTTTCAAAAGTAGGCTATCCCAGATTGTTCACAAAACATTCAGACTTCAGACTAATGTTGCATCTGAACATGTACAAATTGTTTACAACTTTCAAACCAGAGGGAATAAACTTTTACGTTAAATAATTGATCAATAATGATACTTTTCAATGGGACGTGTTTGATAAAAGGCTGTCTGCGGTAACTACTGGAATGGTGTAAGCACACCTGAGGGATAAGTGATCTGCAGAGGAAAAGATTATAGCTTCACTATTTCTGTCCTACAAAGCTCTTTAGCAGTCTTACCTTGATGTGTCAGAGACTGTGAGAGGGAAGTCCATGAGTGTTTGTATGTTCCTGCGAGACTAGTCCAAGTGCACATAATCAACACTGTGTTCAGCTGGCCTTCCCTTGAGTGGCCCTTGCTGCATTTCATTCCTGATTGCTCGGACCCGTTCCTGCGTGGACTTAACTTGCCCTCAGCAGGACTGAGGAAAGCTATTGACAACAAAGGAGACCATTAAGGAGATAATAGAGACTCTAAAGGAATAGTGGCCAAGATGTTGATCACTATGCTAACAGCCATGTACGTGATGGTCAAAGTCGTAGAATCGGTAAGATCATTATATTGATAGATGGTCAAAAAATTAGAActgtattaaaaaaacatttttaggaACAACTGTACAATTTTTTGGAATGATATAGTGTTAATCAAATATCTTCTTTTCGTTTTTGTATGGAGTTGAGTAAGATTTTATTGTTGTTCACTAAGGGCAGCTTTTGCTGCAACCTTATATTATGTCTCATACTAACCTAGTTATTACTGTCTGTTCTGAATCAATTTTATGCAAATAGCATTAACGTGTGAATAGGATTATGTCGAAGCAGGTTGTTGATGCCATTTATAAAAGTGGTTTATATTGACACATTCTAAATGTAATCAATATGACCTAAAATCTAACCGTGAAATCTGCTAATAATGTTTTCTAATGCTTTtgtataaacatatatttataaaTGACGTGGTGAACATATATATAATATTCACCAGTACCAACACAAAGACATGATAAATTCACACTGGAGCTGTTAAACAAGGATGCTTATGTTTCACACTTGGCAACTCTAACCCAAATTCCTTTTCACCCTCAGATAGGGTCTCGATTTGCACGGCAAGAAGAGCCTTTGCCTTACATGGTGTCTCAGCCTTTGCCTTGGCAGATTCACTCTGTGTCACACAGCCGGAGGAGCAGCAAAGCAGAAGAGGTTAGTTGGAACATGATCTGTACCTCAGTAAAGATGATGTCAAACACATAATAATATCTTCACAGGAAGACAATTGATTCCTTACAGCCAATATGTTTTCATCAGCACATGACTGATTACTGCCTGTAACCACATGTTCGCTTCTTGAGGTTTACTTTGATCCATTTGGCTCACCTGAGTTGCTTGACTGGAATTTTATACTCACACATTTACTATTGTATTCCTCTGTTATCTAATAGTAAGACAGGGCATGTGGAAAGTTCAACAGTCAATCATGGCTCAGCATGTGAGCATCTAAGCTGGTCACATGTTACTTTACAGTGTCTCAGAGGGGGACTGCACATGAAAGAAGAGGAATCAGATTTCCCATATAGGGATGACTTTTGGTGCCACGGTAACAACTTCCAAATaagataataaaaaataactatGTTTTACATCAGTACAACAGCAACCTGTAGGGCCTTGATGAATAAATATTAGTGAATCAATGAATGCTTGTAGAGAGATTAACACTGTCCATGAATTCGCATTATTCGCTTGCTCCTCCCTGAATGAGGAGCGCACATCTGATAACTCATGCTTAACAAATGGCACGTCATCTGTCtgtaaaattctttttttttacacttcttTGAGGTAGTTTCCTTTGACCCAAACCTTTAAAAACATGAAGCAAGCAAACAGAATGGGGCAAATAGCAAATAAAAAGCAGAAACCAGGCTTTTGCTGATGAACTAAAAGCACAAGAGGTGAAAATGTGACAGAACTCATCTGCAATAAGTCAgtctgcaaaaaaataaaacagatgcAGTGGCAGACACATTCTTTAATGTGTTCACTTTTGCCACAGTTTAAGTTCACATTAATGACTCTGCTAAAAGAAGACCGTAGACGTCACTGTCAAGGTCATGCATCCGGTGTGTGGGAGTACACTCAGGCACACAGCCAAACTCGCAGGTAAGCATGCTAAGCTGGTCCAGTACTCAGCCTCAGGCTTCCCTGTCGCTGCTCTGCTTGAGCTATAATCCCAATCAAGGGGATTTGTGTTTGAGGTCATTATTCTGACTCCAGATAGAAAGGACATGCAGGtaaagtcacacatgtgcacagaACATTTGCTCCTTAAGTGCAGCACATTTTGTACGgcttagaaaaaaaatataacaaTTCAGAGAATGTGTGTGATTATCTGTCTGATTTTGTACTGTCAGAGGTATGTCCAGCCAGATTCCAGATATGCATGTTATGTTGATAATTATCATACCTGGCTGGTATCTGATGAATGTGGTGCATCAGAATAGACTTTTAAGCCTGTATGTACCCTCTAATATGTAACTTTTTAATCGTTTTGTGATCATTTGCAGTACGATGGCCTCAGGAGGAACAGCATAGGCGTGTACAGAAAGAGTAAGTAATCCCGTTACACAACTAATTTAATTGCTGGCTATTTTTCTGCTGTGATTTCTGGCACCTAAAAGTTGcctctatatttttatttgaataaCTTCTCAATTCCAACTGAATACAGTCACAATCAGAAAAATAGCCCACTGAATAAAAGCTCATGAATAAACCCTGTATTTAAACTCAATCATTGCTACAGACTTTGTCTCCATGGCTATTGCCACTACTACTCTGGCTGTCCCCTGTGTCCTGTCGTGCTCAGACTCCATTACCAGCAATGGGACGTGTGCCACGCCTGATATCCCTCCACTGAGCCCCGTTGAGGTTGAGAAGGCCGCCGCTACCATCCAGTCCCACTTCAGGAAGTTCCAGCAGAAGAAACACAAGAACGGCAAGTAGATGCACAGATGGACAGACTGGATGGTGGTGCAGGCAGAATGAGGGAACAAGGCAACAGGAGGAAGGCGGGCGAGTGTGGATTCAACAAGGGCTTATTTAACTCAGGGATAATATTCATAAAGGCATTGGAAGTTAATATTTAAATGTACATTCAAACTTAGTAAAATTTCCAGAACTAGTGACAAACTCAACAGTAATGTAAAGCAATAGTCTTCATGTCAAAAATGgcttgtaatacattttaaaactcaTTGTGAATAATAAATGtgaatatactgtatatctgaATGAATAGTTTTGATGTGACTtggtgtatgtgtgagtgtgtgtgggtgtgtgtgtgtgtgttggctgtAATTTGTATGACTTTATATTTTGAgtatataaatatgtaaaaaaaaaaagataattgtcaaCATGTTGTTCTTTCAAAAATAAACCCATTCAAATTTGAATAATTTGAATGAACTCATCTCCCAGACTGTTGACTTATTGGGACACATTGCCCTCTAGTGTTTTAACAGTAAAATGTGAACTACAACCCCAAttccagaaaagttgggacgctcgctgtgtaaaatgtaaatcaatacaaattgaaaTTATTTGCAGATCTCATCAACCAATATTTTTCTTACATAGTAGAAATCAGAAAATATGTCAATTGTTAAAAGTCAGACATTTTACGATTTCATAGATAATGTTTTATGAATGAATTTAATGGCATCAAACACAGCACAAAAAGTTGGGACATTGCCATATTTATCACTGTGTAGCATTATCTCTCCCTATAACAACTGCCTGTAAATTTCTTGGAACTGAAGAGACCAGGTGCTGGAcatttgggagaggaatgttgacCCATTCTTGCCTGGtttaggattctagctgctcaacagccctgggtcttctttgtcatAGTTGCCAATttatctgaccacagaacagtttctctGTACCTCTCCATTTTCTGCTTCTCTCCATTAGCTTTGGCCCAGAGGAGATGTACACATGTCTGGATAATGTACACATATGGCTTCTTatttgcatgatagagctttaaccagCATTTGTGGATGAGATGATGAAATGTGTTCGCAGACAGTTATTTCCAGAAGTCTTCCTGAGCCCATGTAGGGAATTCCATCACAGAATGTCTATTTTTATTGTAGTGCTGGTTTTCATGTATATCACTCAATAAAACAGTTAGTTATTTAATTTTGAACATATTGGTTCTCCATCGGCAGCTGAAAGTTTAAAGACAACCTACAGATGAGCATTAAAGCAACACTAAAGTTTGTGAACCTCAAACTATGTGCTTTTGACTCGTCTTGAAGGTCACCAACCTTTGTTATCTTTGGCACGTACGTTCCCAAGTGAAACTGCCCTGAAGCGCCTCTGGGCTGAGATATCACACTTCACAACTCTGATTTCCTCTTTGGCACAACACCGTTTTGATTAACAGTACCACACAACACACAAGCAACTACATAATAACACATTTTTGCCACAATAGATAAAGCACAATAATAGACTGTCACTATCGCAAATAAAGttgcgaagaagaagaaagactgTTTTCATTACAAGTGACAtttttgaaaaaggaaaaaaatcacaGGCAGATGCAAAGTTAGCTTCATTCTTATTAATGGTAAGCAACAACTGATTAGCTCTCTTGTTCTGTCGCGTTAGCTTTGCTTTCCTCTGTTGGTGAAGTTGCCAACATACAGGTTTATTTTTGCACTCTTCTCATAAACATGCAGGTTTCCAAAAAGATTATGGACGCGATCacctctccctctgctctgAGTAGACTGTAGGTCAGAGGAGATTGACGCTGTGGTTGAGTCTTACACTAAAACTAATGAAACGTGTTCAATTTGTCCAGACATTTACTTTAGTGCTCTCTATCATGACTCAACGGATTTATACAACATTACAACAGCAGCATGTTCATCCGTGTTATgtaatttatcaaaatgaacGCAAGCTATAACCTCATCATTATCATCTCTGTCTTACAGATGAAGTCTCACTTTGCCACCTCAGTTAAAAATATTTGGTCACTTTTTGCAAATTTCACACCAATATTTTGGAAGTTTACTGCCTTTCATAATGTTATCTGCTATCTTGCAACACATGGCAGTCTAATATCTCCAATGTGCATTACATTGCACATAAAATTTACTTCACACATTTTTCAGTCAGAAAAGTAAGCTGTATTACAGTTATACTAGAACACTGTacaattttgtt encodes:
- the LOC142388835 gene encoding uncharacterized protein LOC142388835 isoform X1; this translates as MVSQPLPWQIHSVSHSRRSSKAEEYDGLRRNSIGVYRKNFVSMAIATTTLAVPCVLSCSDSITSNGTCATPDIPPLSPVEVEKAAATIQSHFRKFQQKKHKNGK
- the LOC142388835 gene encoding uncharacterized protein LOC142388835 isoform X2 — its product is MVSQPLPWQIHSVSHSRRSSKAEEYDGLRRNSIGVYRKNSITSNGTCATPDIPPLSPVEVEKAAATIQSHFRKFQQKKHKNGK
- the LOC142388835 gene encoding uncharacterized protein LOC142388835 isoform X3 codes for the protein MQYDGLRRNSIGVYRKNFVSMAIATTTLAVPCVLSCSDSITSNGTCATPDIPPLSPVEVEKAAATIQSHFRKFQQKKHKNGK